The sequence TTCAGGTAGCCACACAAGTAGGAATCCTCCATGGTGACATGCTTGAAAAGAAAACCCAATAGACAGCAGAGAATGTTAATTCATTTCTGTATCAGGTAGCTACTGCTTCAAAGGTTCAAATGACAATTGGGCAGGGATGCTGTGATATGCTTTAATGAAACGAATATTAATTCAATTGATTTGTATCAATATCCTCTCCCACAAAACAGCCATTAACATGCCTGCTTGTGAGAGTCTTGCTACGTGGGGGAGCCCCAGTAAAATCAAATCTTTATTGGGATGCATTTTATTATAATAACACTGAATTGAATGTTTATTTGTAGTTTAAAGGTGCTGATAGCTAATAATCACAGGCACCGCTACATCCACAGCTAGCTAGACCAGTTAGTCAACGACAAGCCAGGGCCCATTGATTTTCATCTGTCAGTCATCACACCGCCCGGTTGACAGATCACCAAATACCCCTGACAGCTCCCCCGAATAATGAACTATCCACTTCACAGCCCCACCTGCAAAACAACCTCCACGTCGTAAGAGTTCCCTTTGCTCTTCTGGTGGCCCCTGAACTTGGAGCCGCTGTACAGCAGCGAGGTGACAACACCGGGCTGCTGAGTGTTTATCGGAGGTGGCGGGATAAGCGAGGCCGAGGATGCGAAGGCCGCGGCGGGGGAGTCGCTAAGGTATCCAGCGGGGACAGGCATGGCTCCCGCTTCGCTGACTGGGCACCGACCGCGGTCACTGGCCGTCGGGACGATGGACTCTGTCGGCGTCtatgaagaggtggaggaggactgGTGAGGCCCCACCAACGTTCAAACCCCCACTTATTCCTCTGTGGTGTAGTTTACCAGGCACCAAGCTCCCAGAAAAGTAAGTGGACTTCGACGCGCGACGTAGGCAGCAGTATCCATCCCTCTCATTGGACATCTGAGTCCACCGTGCAAAGATCTTCAACGCTCATTGGTGGGACTTGCGGAAGGCTTTGTGGGAGTATTTGAGTGTagtcttttcctgttttgtaaGCGCAAGTAGAAGCACTTAAAAGACTACATTTCCCAACTGTTAGGAACAGTTTCGACGCTATCTGTCAAGCGTAGAAGGTCAGACGCGTGCTTTTGAACGCTGAGGAAGAAATGTGTTAGTGACTTTATTCAGTTAGCCAGAGCTGTATAAACAAGAACTTCTGCTAACACGAAAAACAGCCACTCGTATAAAAATGTTGCATTTAATTAACTAACGAACTGCAGTCAGAAAGAGCCTGTCGTGTCTGCTGTCTCCTAAGCTAGCTTTCATTCAAAACATCACGTCTTCACCTAACTGCCACAATGTTTAGGAGCCTTGTTAAACTTCAGAGTCACTTTGGAAATGCCCTTTCTCTCAGTAAAGTGTACCCAAGAAGTCAGCACTCCCTGTTTGCTTTGAAATACTCCACAGCCGCAGCAGGTAAGATAAACAAACAATGTGGATAAATCGTCAatctgtctgcagcagcagggcatTTGTATGACTAATGTGGTGTTTTCTGATTttagcagagagaaagagattttaTCAGGATGTCAGCATATCCCAAGGTGAAGGTAAGTGTCAGATATCATTAATAATAGGCCAAGTGTATAAATTCTGTGAGTTTGAGAATACTCACTTTCAGTGTCAGATGTATTTTAAAAGAGCATGCAGTGTTTTTGATGTAGCCATAATTCTCCATACTTGTGTTACGTAGGTGGTCTATATGAGATAAACCTAGACAGAAGGAAACTGAAAACTCCTGGAGGGAAGCTGTTCACTGTGCCAAATGAAGCCCTGGCCATTGCCGTGGCAACCGAGTGGGATGCTCAGCAAGACACACTCAAGTTCTACACTATGCACCTGGTACAGCCTTTGACCTGGGGATTGAATGgggtttttcattttcatgtttttataatATCTGACTTGTTCAGCTTCAAGGAAAACGAGCAGTGACGCTACATCAGCCAGCAAAGGCCACGTAATGATAAAGTTTTAAAACTTATGTCATATGTATATTTCTATCTGAATATGAAATACAgatatttaatacattttgagtTAACTTCATgctctaaaataaaaattcacaaTAGTGTATCATATCTGTAGCAAATTGGTTGGGTGTTGTGAGGATTTGGGACCAGAAAAACTGAGAGGCCTTGATttgatgtgtgtgagacagaaagaaatataGAAttttctctgagctgctgatcttcaggaaaaaaaaatattgcgaGTAATCATTTTgccatgttttcagttttccacGTCGCTAAAGTAAAGGTAAACTGTGAACTCTCCCTGCAGACTACACTCTGCAACACAGCTCTGGACAATCCCACTCAACGTAACAAGGACCAAATGATCAGTGCTGCTCTGAAGTTCCTGGAGACTGACACTGTCTGGTATACcacttattttactgtattttgtttttttttaagaattataataacctttatttatattaacaacatttaaaacttGGCTATATTGTTGCTATTAATTAATAACAGCAAAATTTATTTGCTGTTCTACAATCCATGTATAACCAGAGCTCATTTCTAACGGCACTCTCTTATTAGGGATTTTAAGTCAGTATAACCAGTGTTTACACATTGGTGCATTTAATGACTACAAAATACAGATCAGCACAATGACAGGATACATATTAAAAGTGTtgagaatataaataaatattctcagtatttatatatattaataaaGAGATTGTTAAGGGTGAGTTGCTTGCAGATGTGGCTTTAAATGTTACTGGTGTTTATGTTCTGTGTAGTTACAGAGTAGATGAGCCCCATGCTTTGGTTGAGCTACAGAAGAATGAGTGGGATCCTGTGCTGCACTGGATTGAAAACAGGTAACAGCAGCATTAGTTTTTGTCATAGTCAAAGCACATAGACTGACATTAAACCCACAAATACATCACTGGTAAATTAAGCTACTATACCTAGCTCTTTCCTAATTGTTTTTATCCCCCACAACTCAACTGCAGATACAATGTCACTATTGGCTCCTCATCCAGTATTTTGGGTCCTGAGATCCCAGAGGCAACCAAAGAAACGTTCCGGCAACACCTGAATTCTTACAACTTTTGGTCTCTGACAGGTGAAATATTTCTAAACTGATCCTTTATGAGCACTTTTAATGATGAGGTACTCTTTTGAAACAGggcttgattttgatttgatatATGTGCTGCTGATAAAATTGATCATACCTACTCTAATGATGAGATTATATGTACATTCTGTATATAAGCATTTTTTTGATTGGATTGAGTTGTAACTAAATTGTCCAACTAAAAAAGGGCAAGGGAGTGATGAGTGCAATATTTGTAATACCTACTCCTATTGCTTGGGTAAACAGTGTTGTAATACACTGTAGCATCAGTAGGGCAGAGCTGTGCAGTAATATGGTTCCTCCTGTGCAGGGCTTGAGTATGTGATCACCCAGCTGAAGTCTGTTGTTCTGGCGATGGGGATGATTGACAGACATCTGAGCGTGGAACAGGCTGTGCTGCTCTCCAGACTGGAGGAGGAATACCAGGTAAGAGAGAGTGTTTGCCACCCGGAATTTTCCCAACTTTTTTGGTtacctctttttttaatttttgttgttttgtataaCCTCTTTTTACAAAGGGAAGCTTTGCTTATtcagctaatgttttttttagtgtcaCTGTGTCCTACATCTTTTATTGCCAGAAAAAAATTAGCTTCATGTTCTCTAGACAAACAGCACCCCcttgtgtttatattgtgtttCACATGATAGCAAACCTGGTAGCACACAGTGTACAAGGCAGTGTAGAGGCTGACTTAGCTCTGAGCcctggttttgtttatttacagaaatTCTACTAATGTCTTTGCCAGTGGTAATGAAGTTGCGATCTTGTATTGCTGCATGTAGCACcttcagtgttgcagtttgttCATATCGCTGACAGTCATTGATTattctctgtttatttctctAACATGTTTATTCTTCCTCACAGATTCGACGCTGGGGAAATGTAGAGTGGGCCCATGACTATGACATGTATGAGCTGAGGGCAAGGACTGCTGCTGGAGCGCTTTTTgttcacctctcatctgaaaGTTCAACTGTCAAACGCAAACTTATGCAGGACTGAGAAGGATGAGCTCAAACATAAAACTCCCAGGGAGCACACAGCACCCCCAAACACCCCCATTTACCTTTACTTCTACATCCATGCAAACACCTCACAGCCTGTTTGTTCAGTTTAGCCGtgacagctgctctgtctgtcatcTGTTAAGCCATTTTCACATATGAACTCTGGATAATATTCACACATATAGCACACAACTGGAGATTGTCTGTGTCAGATGCTTTCTCACCTACAGGAAATAACCCATTTGGTTTAGGTGAGGTGTGGCACCTGGGTAGAGCTTGCAGGAGGCAGGATAAAAACTTTCTCAACACGCCCATTTGCTTGCTGTGATTTTTCCAGACAATGACCTGTTCTATTCACACATCGACTCAATTGAACATTACATGGACTTTGTACAAGTCCAAGGAAGCTGGCAGGAAGCTGGCAGGGTTAAGTCTGTTTAATGTCCTGTCCAACTGATTCAGACATTTGAATTCCAAAACACAGCTCCTCTGGGTAATGTCTAGATAAGTTCACAGTTGCAGTGCGTGTGTGAAAACACTACGACGGTCATCTCACCCCAGCAGAACACACTGGCTGTATTTTCTGCAGTGTTTATATGTGACAGCTGCCAAGAGTACCACCCCTCACAGAGTTTCCAGTCGGTTCTCAGTCATCCGTGACATTTTGGACGCTGGTGGCttctgttgttgtctgtttGATGGTGGAATGTTAATTccatggctgtttttttttctgtgtgctaCATTTGAATACTGGAAAGTGCTATTTCAACATCAAACTGTCCATAGTTAATGCCCTTGCAGTTCGTTCTCATCCAGTGGTCATTTTCATAAACAAAGCTGAAGGTTTTGTTGCTTATAcagattaaatgtaatttaaaaaatgacattttctgtgCCCTTTCCACCACTTGTAAGCAAAGTATGTCAGGAGAGTTTATTGTGAATTAAAACCTAAACAAGGCAAAACACTTTTACTCTGTCACAACGAATTACTGTATGtgccttttctgtgtttgcatgacCTCATATCAGAATGAGTGCTGCAGTCATAAAAAGCCATTTAAGTTTTATTAATGCAACCTTTGGCACCTTTTATTTACAATCGCCCAACTCTCATGATGAGTCTTCTAACTGTCCAATCACGCTAAAGGTCAGGATTTCTTGGCCAATTACGTTGCTCTGTGGGCGGGATTTGCCGGACGTTTCCTcatgtatcatcatcatcatcccatGGACTGACTTGTTTGTTGTCGAGCAAGATGGAGTTCCTTTTGGGAAATCCTTACAGTACCCCAGTGGGGCACTGCATTGGTATGTAACTAGATATGTAGAAAACGACAATGCTTGCAActtgatgtgtgtgtcctggaAATGTGTCTGCTTTGTGCGATAGTCATTTACGGACTTGCTACCTTTAGCATGCTATCGTCCCTGAATGAGTTCACTACAGCTGGAAAGCCTCCGTTAGCCGCCTAGCTAACTAGTAGTTGCGGTAACATCTGCTGTCACTGCGCTAGCGGTACCGTTATCAAACTAAATGTCTTTTTCCTGCCACTGTCAAGTCTTAGGTCATCGCTAAAAACATTAACGAACACAGTAAGTTATATCTTACAGGCTGGCGTATAATTAAGCCGGCTAACAGTTAGCTAGCCACCAGTCATCGTCATATAATTGGGCTTCTGTGTTTTACAGAAGCGTCTTTATAGGTTGTTTTCTCAGCCTTTATGATCTCTGTATGTGTCTTGCAGAGAGAGCCACTGATGGCTCCCTGCAAAGTGAAGACTGGACCCTCAACATGGAAATATGTGACATCATCAATGAAACAGAGGATGGGTGGGTACCCAGAGAAAATCAATGAATATCTATATGTTACTGATTAACTCCCTCATATGTACTAATTTGATTCTGTCTTCCACGTTACTGTGCTGTTTATATAATACATTGCTGCAGCATGATAGCTAGTGTCAGTcctatcttttcttttcctgtgtcaTACTAAGAGAAGTAGCCTAGCTTTGGCTTAGTGAGGTGGATATGTGCAAGGCCTCTTTGCTTATCTCACTGTTCTATTAACcttgtactgtatatttaagCTGGTGTGTGAAGTCCAGGTCTTGTTTGATTAGTAGGTTGTAAACTAGCTTAGGTGGGTCTAGCCAAGTGCAATGTACTGTATATCAGCAGCCTATAAAAAGATGTCTGACTCTACTTCTTTCTGGTCTCTGGGGAATGCACTACGCCCAGTACTGTGATGCTGATGTGATCTGTTTGGTCTGTTAGAAGTAGTCAAAGAATTCAAAAGTTAATTATTTCTGCCTTACAGTGGAACAATCAGAGTGTCAGTCCAGAGATTGCGAAAAGTCAAGAAATCATTGACATATGCTTCAGCCTGGTAGTCACTGTGGCATTCAGAATGCCCCTTAAAGCCTTTGGTCATTAAATTCTTGGTAGTTGTGTTTCTTCTGCTTCGCAAGTCTTATCGGTCCATTAAAAAGCTATGGGCATACTGTACTatgctgtctttgtgtgtttaatgtgtgcttttacttgtgtgtttgtttgtgtgtgtgcaggccaAAAGATGCCATTAGAGCGGTGAAGAAGAGGCTGAATGGCAACAGGAACTATAGAGAAGTCATGTTGGCTCTAACGGTGAGTTAAAGTGTACAGCAGGAGGGCAGCTACACTGTTTTTACAAGTTACAGCATTAAAAACACTACTCATGTAGTCACGTAGCAACATTGTGTAGAACGAATCACTTCAGGTCACTTGATGGTACCACATAATTTGCATTCACAGAGAATTTGCAAACCAGTCCATCATTTCCATCCTGTGTCTGGGTAGCACAACTCTGGACGTGCCTATAGTGGCATTCGATTCACAGTGTGAACTGCATCATTTCATGTTCTGAAAACTGCTTCATCTCTGCATCCATCAGGTGCTGGAGACGTGTGTGAAGAACTGCGGCCATCGTTTTCACGCGTTAGTCACTAGCAGGGACTTTGTTGATGGCGTGCTTGTTAAAATCATCTCCCCTAAAAACAACCCACCTACAATCGTTCAAGATAAAGTACTCGCCCTCATTCAGGTAAGATAACAGAAACATTGCATGCATCTAGTCCAGGTTTGTAGGTTATTGTGTCATGCTACACAGTCAGTGCAAGTCATAAA comes from Toxotes jaculatrix isolate fToxJac2 chromosome 21, fToxJac2.pri, whole genome shotgun sequence and encodes:
- the atpaf2 gene encoding ATP synthase mitochondrial F1 complex assembly factor 2 codes for the protein MFRSLVKLQSHFGNALSLSKVYPRSQHSLFALKYSTAAAAERKRFYQDVSISQGEGGLYEINLDRRKLKTPGGKLFTVPNEALAIAVATEWDAQQDTLKFYTMHLTTLCNTALDNPTQRNKDQMISAALKFLETDTVCYRVDEPHALVELQKNEWDPVLHWIENRYNVTIGSSSSILGPEIPEATKETFRQHLNSYNFWSLTGLEYVITQLKSVVLAMGMIDRHLSVEQAVLLSRLEEEYQIRRWGNVEWAHDYDMYELRARTAAGALFVHLSSESSTVKRKLMQD